The sequence GTGACGGGGAGCCGCGGGTGCCGGAGCGGGGCCGTGCGGCCGATGAGGAGTCCGGACGGGGGCTGTGGCTGGTGTCCGTGCTGGCGGACAAGTGGGGGGTCGAGGAGCGGCGGCCGGGGAAGATCGTGTGGTGCGAGTGGTGGCCGGTATCTACCGAAAAGTTCGTTACAGCATGAAATAAAGGCAGTTCGCACGCGCGGCCGCTTTGTGGGGAAGTCCACAAAGCGGCCTATGGATCTTTTCGGGCTGCCACCCTGCACCACGGCGTGCCCGCCGGAACCTGGCGGTCCGCCTGTCCCCGTACATCCGCGCGCTCGGCACCACCCGTCACCCGGGAGTTATCGACGCCCTCTACCCGGGAAGCAGACGACGAAGCCCGTGACCGCTCTGGCTCGGTGGTGCCTGAGGCACCGCATCGTGGTGATCGTCCTCTGGCTCGCCGCCTTTGCGGGGGTTGCCACCGCGGCAGGGTCGATGGGCTCGGCGTACTCGACGGACTACGAGGTCCCGGGGACCGAGTCCGGGCAGGCCGCCGCCCTGATGACGAAGGCGTTCCCCGGGCAGTCCGGGGACAGCGACACCATCGTGTGGCACACGGACAACGGGTCGGTGCGGGCCAAGGCCGTCAAGAAGCGGATGACGCATGCGCTGCGGCAGGTCGCCGAGCTGCCCGGGGTCTCCGAGGTGCACGGCCCCTACGGGCGCACGGGCGACGCGGCGCACCGCGAGCGGCAGATCAGTGCGGACGGGCACACCGCCTACGCCTCCCTCGTCTTCGACCGGCCGACGGACGCACTGCGTGCGGGCCAGGTCAAGAAGGTGGTGGAGACGGCGCAGGCCGCCGCCCGGGACGGGCTCCACGTGGAGCTGGGCGGCGCCGGGATCGCGCTGACCGAGGCGCCCCGGGCGCAGCTGCCGGAAGTCATCGGGCTGGGGGTGGCGGCCGTGGTGCTCTTCCTCGCCTTCGGCTCGTTCGCCGCGACCCTCCTGCCGATCGTCACCGCGCTGGTCGCCGTCGGCACCGCCTCGGCCGGGATCACCCTGCTCGGCCACGTCATGACCGTCGCCGACTTCGCCCCCATGCTGGGCATGCTCATCGGCCTCGGCGTCGGCATCGACTATGCGCTGTTCATCGTCACCCGCCACCGGAGGGGCCTGCGGGCGGGACTGTCCGTCCAGGAGGCCGCCGAGCGTGCCGTCTCGGTGTCCGGGCGCGCGGTCGTCTTCGCCGGTGCCACGGTGTGTATCGCGCTGCTCGGCATGCTGGTGCTGCGGCTGGGCTTCCTCAACGGCGTCGCCCTCGCCGCCTCGCTCACCGTCGTCCTGACCGTCGCCGCCTCCGTCACCCTGCTGCCCGCGCTGCTCGGGCTGATCGGGATGCGGGCGCTCGGCCGCCGCGAGCGCCGCCGGCTGGCCGAGGAGGGGCCGCGGCCCGAGGAGCCCGCCGGCCTCGCCGTGCGCTGGTCCTCCTTCGTCGAACGGCACCCCAAGCTGCTGGGCCTGACCGCGGCCGCCGTCATGGCCGTCCTCGCCCTGCCCACCCTGGGGCTGCACCTGGGCACCTCCGACCAGGGCAACAATCCGGCCACGTCGACGACCCGGAAGGCATACGACCTCCTGGCGCGCGGCGGGCCCGGGGACGGCCACCGGGGCGGTTTCGGGCCCGGTTTCAACGGCCCGCTCACCCTCGTCGGCAGCCTGGACGGACCCAGGGACCGGCTCGCCTTCGAGCAGCTGCCGCACCGGCTGCGCGAGACCCCCGGCGTCGCCCAGGCCGGCGGTCCCGAGTTCGACGGCAGCCGCGGCACCGGCGTGATCACCGTCGTCCCGGACGGCTCCCCGCAGTCCCGGCAGACCTCCGACCTGGTGCAGCGGCTGCGCGGCGAGGTCCTGCCGCGCGCCGAGGCGGGGACCACGATGCGGGTGCACGTCGGCGGCATCACCGCGAGCTATGACGACTTCGCCTCCGTCATCGTCGGGAAGCTGCCGCTGTTCGTCGGCACCGTCGTCGCGCTCGGCTCGCTCCTGCTGCTGCTCGCCTTCCGCAGCATCGGCATCCCGCTCAAGGCCGCCCTGATGAACGTCGCGGCCGTCGCCTCGTCCTTCGGGATCGTCGTCGCGGTCTTCCAGTGGGGGTGGGGGAGCGAGCTGCTGGGGCTGGGCAGTGCCGGGCCGATCGAGCCGTTCCTGCCGGTGATCATGGTGTCGGTGCTCTTCGGACTGTCCATGGACTACCAGGTCTTCCTGGTGTCCCGGATGTACGAGGAGTGGCAGCTCACGGGTGACAACCGGCGGGCCGTACGGGTCGGCCTGGCCGAAACCAGCCGGGTGATCAACTCCGCGGCGATCATCATGATCGCGGTGTTCGCGGCCTTCATCCTCAGCGGCGACCGGATCATCGCGATGTTCGGCATCGGGCTGGCCTCGGCCGTCGCCCTGGACGCCTTCGTGCTCCGTACGCTACTGGTCCCCGCCCTGATGCACATGCTCGGCGGCGCCAACTGGTGGCTGCCCTCCTGGCTGGAGCGACGGCTGCCCCGGATCAGCATCGAACCGCCCGCGGCGGAGCATCCGCCGGTCACCCTGCCCGGTCCGCGGGACGGGGAGAGTCCGCTGGTCAGGACGTAGGGCCGGGACGAGCCCGGGCCCCGGGCCGCAACGCTGTTCGGACGCTCTCATCGGACTCTCAGACACGGCCCCTACGGTCGCGCCCATGGGAACGAGGACCACGGACACCACGGCCACGGACACGACGACCCCGGAGGCGGAGGCCCCGGACAAGACGACCCCGGAGGCGAAGGCTCCGGATGCGACGGCCTCGGACACGACGGCCTCGGACACGACGGCCTCGGACACGACGAGCAAGGACGCGACGACCCCGGACGAGGCGGCGGCTTCGGACGACGCGGCGGCCACGTACGCCACGGAGGGCCTGCCCGAGGAGGACGCTCCCCGGCCCGCCGGCGTCGCCGCCGGCGCCGGGGCCGTGGTGGCCGCGGGGCTGGGCCTGGCCTCCGTCACCGGGACCTGGCTGGGCACCCTGATGGCCGAGCGGCAGACCCTGCTGGGCCAGATCAAGCTCCAGACGGGCAAGACCACCGACCAGATCGCCGCCGTCTACGGCACCCCCTGGCACACCACCGCGCTGGTCAACGGCGTCGTCGCGGTGCTCGGCATGCTCGTCGCCGCGGTCACGCTGACCCGGGCGCGCGCCACCTGGGCACGGGCCCTGGCCTGGGGCGGACTGGCCCTCGGCGTGCTCGGCCTCGTCATCGCGGCGGGCATGTACCTCGACCTGTTCGCGGCCATGCCGAGCATGCCCAGCACGCCCCAGCCCGGCGGGCCCCCGATGGGGCACTGACACAGGGCACTGAGGCTTTCGGCGCCGGTTCCTGAGTTCCTTACGGACGGGCTCGGCGGTTTCTAAGGCTCCTATGAGGCGTCCCGCGGGTTTCTAAGGCCCCCGCGGGACGCCCCGCGCGTTTCTGAGGCCCGCACGGGCACAAAGATCGGGAACTCTCCCGATGTGAGGTACCCCCCTCGACGACGAAGGTGGAGGACGTCAGCACATCGTTCCCACCCCGTCAGGAGAGACACCATGTACCACTCCGAGCTGGAGCTCCGGGTCCGTTACGAGGAACTGCGCCGCGAGGCCGACCGCGCGCGCCTGGTACGCCGGGCCGCCGAGGGGCGTCGCGTCGCGGCCCGGTCCGGGGAGCACGATCCCGAAGGGCGGGTGAGCACGCGGCGGGGCTGGTGGGCGCGCGTCCGGCCCGCCGCCTGACCGGCCCGTCCGTATCCGACCCCGACCCCCGGAAATGAAGATCCGGACTGCCGGATTGTCAGACCTCTGTGCGATGCTCGGCAGCGTGGAGACCAGGTCCGTCAGTCCCGTGTTCGTCGGCCGCGCGGCCGAGCTGGCCGCGCTGCGCGAGGCGCTCGCCCGTATCAAGGAGTCCGGTGAGCCGCAGGCGATCCTCATCGGAGGAGAGGCCGGGGTCGGCAAGACCCGGCTGATCGAGGAGTTCACCGAATCCGCCCGCGCCCAGGGGGCGTTGGTCGCGCTCGGCGGCTGCATCGAGATCGGCTCCGAGGGCCTGCCCTACGCCCCCTTCTCCGCGGTGCTGCACACCCTCAACGCCCGGCTGCCGGAGGAGCTCGCCGCCGCCGTCGCCGGCCAGGAGGGCGAACTCGCCCGCATCCTGCCCGAATTGGGCGAGACCGCGGGCGAGAGCCATGACGAGGAGGTGGGCCGCGCCCGCCTCTTCGAGCTCACCGCCCGCCTCCTGGAGCGGCTCGCCGCGCACCGCAGCCTCGTCCTGGTCGTCGAGGACCTCCACTGGGCCGACCGCTCCACCCGCGAACTGCTCGCCTACCTCCTGCGGGCGCTGCACGACGCCAACGTCCTCCTGGTGGCCACCTACCGCTCCGACGACATCCACCGCCGCCATCCGCTGCGCCCGTTCCTGGCGGAGATCGACCGCACGCGGACGGTCCACCGGGTCGAACTGGCCCGGTTCACCCGCGCCGAGGTCCGCTCCCAGCTCACTGGGATCACCGGCAGCGAGCCCGAAGAGACCACCGTCGACCGGGTCTTCAAGCGCTCCGAGGGCAACGCCTTCTTCGTCGAGGAGCTGGCCCGCAGCCTCGCCGACGGCTGTCTGCACGGCTTGAGCGACCCCCTGCGCGATCTGCTGCTGGTGCGCGTCGAGGCGCTGCCCGAGGACGCCCAGCGGGTGGTGCGCATCGCCTCCGAGGGCGGCTCCACGGTCGAATACGAACTCCTCGCCGCCGTCAGCCAGATGCCCGAGGACACCCTCATCGAGGCGCTGCGCGCGGCCGTCGGCAGCAACACCCTGGTGCCCACCATGGACGGCACGGGCTACCGCTTCCGCCACGCCCTGGTCCGCGAGGCCGTCGTCGACGATCTGCTGCCCGGCGAGCGCACCCGCCTCAACCGCCGCTACGCCCAGGCCCTGGAGGCCGACCGCTCCCTGGTCCCCGCCGACTCCTGCACCACCCGCCTGGCCAGCTACTGGTACAAGGCCCACGACCCCGCCAAGGCGCTGCCCGCGGTCCTCGCCGCCTCCGTCGAGGCCCGCCGCCGCCATGCCTACGCCGAGCAGCTGCGGCTGCTGGACCGCGCCCTGGAGCTGTGGGACGACGCGCCCGTGGAGGTGCGCCACGGGGTCCGCCCGGTGGACTACGCCGAGGCGTACCCGGCCTGCGGCTGTGACGACGAGGCGCTGCGCTTCCTCGATCTGCTCGCCGAGATCGCGGTGGCCGCCCGGCTCTCCGGCGACGCCGAGCGGGCCTTCACCATCACCAAGCGCGCCCTGCGGTTGCTGCGCGAGGGGCACGACCCCCATCGCAAGGCATGGTTCCTGCTCCAGCGCTCCAAGCTCGTCCAGCGCACCGGCCGGGGCGACGGCTGGGAGGAGCTCGGCAAGGCGGAGGAGCTGATGCGCGGGCTGCCGCCGTCCTCGGTGCACGCCGCGGTGATGGCCGCCGTCGCCAGCTGGCAGATCCTGCACGAACCGGGCCCGGGTACCTTCGAAACGGCCGAACGGGCCGTGGAGATGGCCCGGTTGGTCGGCGACGAAGAGGCCGAGCTGAGCTCCCGGCTGACGCTGGCCGGGCTGCGGGTCGACGCGGGCGAGGTCGAGGACGGCCTCGCCGACTTCCGCAGCGTCCTCGAACGGTCCATGGACCGCAAGCACTTCTCCGTCGCCGGCCGCGGCCATATCAACCTCCCCTCCGCCCTGGAGGGCGTCGGACGCTCCCGTGAGGCCGCCGAGGTCGCCGCCCGGGGCGTCGAACTGAACCTGCGCTACGGCCTGAAGGACACCGCCAGCTGGGTCTCGGGCAACCTTGCCGAATCGCTGCACGCGCTGGGCCGCTGGGCGCAGGCCGCCGAGGCCGCCGAGCGGGCCGTGAGCCTGTCGCGGACCCCGCGGCCCCGGGCGCTGGCCGTCCACCGCCGCGCCGACCTCGCCCTGGACCGCGGCGATCTCGATGTCGCCGCACGCGAACTGACCCTCGCGCAGGAGAACTACGGCACCCACGACCCCCAGCCGCAGTACGCCATCCCGATGGCGCGGCAGGCCCTGCGCCTCGCCGCGGGCCGCGGCCGGGTCCTGGACGCCCGGAGCATCCTCGAAGCGGCTCTGGACGCCGGTTTCCCGCCCGGCACCGCACGCTACGCCTGGCCGCTGCTGTGGTCGGCCACCGCCGTCGAGTCCGACGCCCGCGGGCTGCCTGCCGCCGAGCCCGGCCGTCCGGCGGTCCTCGCCCGTATCCGGGACGCCGCCAAGAGGCTGCCCCGGTTCTCCCCGGTCTGGGCCGCCCACGCCCTCGCCGTCGAGGCCGAACTGCGCCGCGCCGAGGGCCGGGAGGCGCCCGACGCCTGGGCCGCGTCGGTCGATGCCTTCGCCCCCCTGGAGCGCCCGCACCAGCTGGCCCGGGCCTGCTACCGCTGGGCCGAATCGCTGCTGCACGGCGCCGCCGCCCGCGCCTCCGCCGGCCTGGACGGCCGCACCCCGCGCGAGGCCGCCGCCGAGCTGCTCGCCCGCTCCCACACCGCCGCCGCCTCCATGGGCGCCCGCCCCCTGGCCGACGAGATCGCCCTCCTCGCCCAGCGCGCCCGCATCCCCCTGCCCGGCCTCAACGGCACCGCCATAACGGCACCCGAGCCCGCCCCGTCCGGCGCCGAGGCCGCCCCCGTGGCATCCCTGGGCCTCACCCCGCGCGAACGGGACGTCCTACGGCTGGTGGCCGACGGCCGCAGCAACCGCCAGATAGCCGACGCCCTG is a genomic window of Streptomyces gilvosporeus containing:
- a CDS encoding MMPL family transporter, encoding MTALARWCLRHRIVVIVLWLAAFAGVATAAGSMGSAYSTDYEVPGTESGQAAALMTKAFPGQSGDSDTIVWHTDNGSVRAKAVKKRMTHALRQVAELPGVSEVHGPYGRTGDAAHRERQISADGHTAYASLVFDRPTDALRAGQVKKVVETAQAAARDGLHVELGGAGIALTEAPRAQLPEVIGLGVAAVVLFLAFGSFAATLLPIVTALVAVGTASAGITLLGHVMTVADFAPMLGMLIGLGVGIDYALFIVTRHRRGLRAGLSVQEAAERAVSVSGRAVVFAGATVCIALLGMLVLRLGFLNGVALAASLTVVLTVAASVTLLPALLGLIGMRALGRRERRRLAEEGPRPEEPAGLAVRWSSFVERHPKLLGLTAAAVMAVLALPTLGLHLGTSDQGNNPATSTTRKAYDLLARGGPGDGHRGGFGPGFNGPLTLVGSLDGPRDRLAFEQLPHRLRETPGVAQAGGPEFDGSRGTGVITVVPDGSPQSRQTSDLVQRLRGEVLPRAEAGTTMRVHVGGITASYDDFASVIVGKLPLFVGTVVALGSLLLLLAFRSIGIPLKAALMNVAAVASSFGIVVAVFQWGWGSELLGLGSAGPIEPFLPVIMVSVLFGLSMDYQVFLVSRMYEEWQLTGDNRRAVRVGLAETSRVINSAAIIMIAVFAAFILSGDRIIAMFGIGLASAVALDAFVLRTLLVPALMHMLGGANWWLPSWLERRLPRISIEPPAAEHPPVTLPGPRDGESPLVRT
- a CDS encoding helix-turn-helix transcriptional regulator yields the protein MLGSVETRSVSPVFVGRAAELAALREALARIKESGEPQAILIGGEAGVGKTRLIEEFTESARAQGALVALGGCIEIGSEGLPYAPFSAVLHTLNARLPEELAAAVAGQEGELARILPELGETAGESHDEEVGRARLFELTARLLERLAAHRSLVLVVEDLHWADRSTRELLAYLLRALHDANVLLVATYRSDDIHRRHPLRPFLAEIDRTRTVHRVELARFTRAEVRSQLTGITGSEPEETTVDRVFKRSEGNAFFVEELARSLADGCLHGLSDPLRDLLLVRVEALPEDAQRVVRIASEGGSTVEYELLAAVSQMPEDTLIEALRAAVGSNTLVPTMDGTGYRFRHALVREAVVDDLLPGERTRLNRRYAQALEADRSLVPADSCTTRLASYWYKAHDPAKALPAVLAASVEARRRHAYAEQLRLLDRALELWDDAPVEVRHGVRPVDYAEAYPACGCDDEALRFLDLLAEIAVAARLSGDAERAFTITKRALRLLREGHDPHRKAWFLLQRSKLVQRTGRGDGWEELGKAEELMRGLPPSSVHAAVMAAVASWQILHEPGPGTFETAERAVEMARLVGDEEAELSSRLTLAGLRVDAGEVEDGLADFRSVLERSMDRKHFSVAGRGHINLPSALEGVGRSREAAEVAARGVELNLRYGLKDTASWVSGNLAESLHALGRWAQAAEAAERAVSLSRTPRPRALAVHRRADLALDRGDLDVAARELTLAQENYGTHDPQPQYAIPMARQALRLAAGRGRVLDARSILEAALDAGFPPGTARYAWPLLWSATAVESDARGLPAAEPGRPAVLARIRDAAKRLPRFSPVWAAHALAVEAELRRAEGREAPDAWAASVDAFAPLERPHQLARACYRWAESLLHGAAARASAGLDGRTPREAAAELLARSHTAAASMGARPLADEIALLAQRARIPLPGLNGTAITAPEPAPSGAEAAPVASLGLTPRERDVLRLVADGRSNRQIADALFISPKTASVHVSNILAKLGVSGRGEAGAVAHRLRLFGEPLVG